Proteins encoded by one window of Microplitis mediator isolate UGA2020A chromosome 1, iyMicMedi2.1, whole genome shotgun sequence:
- the LOC130665995 gene encoding A disintegrin and metalloproteinase with thrombospondin motifs like, translating into MISAIILIITVISPSHCSEIHERMTRIERRSIFPSYNKVPYYEVMPMSYETTKNGDDESHKVVINAFNRSLEVYLNPTDGYLVSENTPVWTVRPDRFSKKGLKYRQVQDPFKNIGKIYQDILTNSSVILYRSNNGRVKLYGKIHNDFVVHPVPPRFLNEFFRMKRSITDENSEFEESHPHIIYRREVSSDDNLPSRIKLVERVRRSQHRRSKRSVPEIIYPQLLVILDHSLYDILGKDYKSTIMYMLSFWNAVDLRYRSLSGPRIRLNIAGFVISIKEGGTPYIENFRRGEVEVDADLALTDMSKYFYTESRFPFDMYDMAVAMTNYDMCNMENGYCDTSTLGYAFEMGACNRSLIDHVTEAVGMIEDNGGYSAILPAAHEVGHLLGLPHDGSEETSDCPGYEGNIMTGTVTFSHNSFLWSKCSKRLLDEFFSSTDAVCLFNEPQRTKKLPNVLPGKILSLDEQCKKVYGSRACYYDERVCTKLECFMPRGGGYCKAISSAAEGSKCGDGMHCIRGSCIAKNATTLPDLVATEPTFRRRPNRFHFGPSPISHFN; encoded by the exons ATGATTAGcgcaattattttaattattaccgtAATTTCACCATCTCACTGTTCGGAG attcACGAACGCATGACTCGAATCGAACGACGGAGTATTTTCCCATCATACAATAaag tTCCTTATTATGAAGTTATGCCAATGTCATACGAAACAACAAAAAATGGAGATGATGAAAGCCACAAAGTAGTAATAAATGCATTCAATCGAAGCCTCGAAGTTTATTTGAATCCTACAGACGGATATTTAGTTAGCGAAAATACTCCCGTTTGGACTGTAAGGCCCGACAGATTTTCTAAAAAAGGTTTAAAATATCGCCAAGTACAGGAC ccTTTCAAAAATATTGGGAAAATATACCAGGATATCTTAACAAACTCGTCGGTTATATTGTATAGATCTAATAACGGACGGGTTAAACTATACGGAAAAATTCATAACGATTTTGTAGTACATCCAGTACCTCCacgatttttaaatgaatttttccgtATGAAGAGAAGTATAACCGATGAAAACAGCGAATTTGAGGAATCCCATCCTCATATTATTTACCGACGAGAAGTTTCAAGTGACGACAATCTACCAAGCAGAATTA agCTGGTAGAAAGGGTAAGAAGATCTCAACATCGTAGAAGTAAACGAAGTGTACCGGAAATTATTTACCCACAATTATTAGTAATCTTGGATCACAGTTTATACGA TATTCTAGGCAAAGATTACAAATCAACTATTATGTATATGCTTTCTTTTTGGAATGCTGTCGATTTGAGATATCGATCATTAAGTGGACCAAGAATACGATTAAATATCGCGGGATTCGTTATATcgata aaaGAAGGCGGCACACCGTACATAGAAAACTTTCGTCGCGGAGAAGTAGAAGTTGATGCTGATTTAGCATTGACAGATATGAGCAAATATTTCTACACGGAATCAAGATTTCCATTTGATATGTACGATATGGCGGTTGCCATgacaaa cTACGACATGTGTAATATGGAAAATGGTTATTGTGACACATCAAcattag gaTATGCATTCGAAATGGGAGCATGTAACAGAAGTCTTATAGACCATGTAACTGAAGCCGTAGGAATGATAGAAGATAATGGCGGTTACAGTGCCATTCTCCCAGCAGCTCATGAAGTTGGacactt ACTAGGTCTCCCACACGACGGTTCTGAAGAAACGTCAGATTGTCCAGGATACGAGGGAAATATTATGACCGGCACTGTTACGTTTAGTCACAATAGTTTCCTATGGTCTAAATGTAGTAAGCGGTTACTTGATGAATTTTTCAG CTCAACCGACGCAGTTTGTCTTTTTAATGAGCCGCaaagaactaaaaaattaccaaaCGTCTTGCCCGGAAAAATTCTATCACTCGATGAACAGTGCAAAAAAGTCTATGGATCTAGAGCTTGCTAC TATGACGAAAGAGTGTGTACGAAACTCGAGTGTTTTATGCCAAGAGGAGGCGGGTACTGTAAAGCAATATCGTCTGCCGCTGAAGGATCGAAATGCGGCGATGGAATG CACTGTATACGAGGGAGCTGCATCGCCAAAAATGCGACAACACTTCCTGATTTGGTGGCGACTGAACCAACATTTAGGAGGCGCCCAAATCGTTTTCACTTTGGACCTTCACCAATTTCTcactttaattaa